The following coding sequences are from one Phycisphaeraceae bacterium window:
- a CDS encoding tetratricopeptide repeat protein: MNSAIQAGQAAMALHAAGDAAKAEAKLRDAIRRHPADPTLCRLLAAILTESGRTDQALFFAERAASLDPDQPVVLHTLGVLQAITGKADPAIATLRRALDLKPSLEVARIELAKILFARHRIPEAEVVYRAGMALNPGGIECRLGHARCLVALGRNAEAQAEIQATIAEAPASPTLRSELASSMNYADNVSPPEIAAAHFAVGELLEKGGPAPVTPADPDPDRPLRIAFLSGDLRAHSVAFFLEPILERLDRNAFHVACYSNTPDPDAVTARLRTRADLWREVVRLPGSEVAALLRADACDIAIDLSGLTPWHCLEALLSRPAPVQATYLGYPNTTGLRCIDYRIVDALTDPPVTNGAPPYTTESFVRLPGCFLCYRPPADAPAPVPAPDPRGPVTFGSFNALAKINPTTVQMWCRVLKAVPGSRLIIKTYHLGDTGVRAEVAGRFAAAGIEPSRVDVLPPSRSTAEHLATYQRLDIALDTFPYAGTTTTCEALWMGVPVVSRVGATHASRVGLSLLTAVGLADLAAPDEQALVDTAAALAADRTRLAGLRASLRSRVAASPLCDEPGFAARFGEAIRSMWREACGKHAQGG, from the coding sequence ATGAACTCCGCCATCCAAGCCGGTCAAGCCGCGATGGCGCTCCACGCCGCGGGTGACGCCGCAAAGGCCGAGGCCAAACTCCGCGACGCAATCCGCCGGCACCCCGCCGACCCCACGCTCTGCCGACTTCTCGCGGCGATCCTCACCGAGTCCGGGCGCACCGACCAGGCCCTGTTCTTCGCCGAGAGAGCCGCCTCGCTCGATCCGGACCAGCCTGTCGTGCTCCACACCCTCGGCGTCCTCCAGGCGATCACCGGCAAGGCCGACCCGGCGATCGCCACCCTTCGGCGGGCCCTCGACCTCAAACCCAGCCTCGAAGTGGCTCGCATCGAACTGGCGAAGATCCTCTTCGCGCGCCACCGGATCCCCGAAGCGGAGGTGGTCTACCGGGCGGGCATGGCGCTCAACCCGGGCGGCATCGAGTGCAGGCTGGGGCACGCCAGGTGCTTGGTTGCCCTCGGCCGGAACGCCGAAGCACAGGCGGAAATCCAGGCGACCATCGCCGAGGCTCCGGCTAGCCCCACGCTCCGGAGCGAGCTCGCATCCAGCATGAACTACGCGGACAACGTCTCGCCGCCTGAGATTGCCGCGGCCCACTTCGCGGTTGGAGAGTTGCTGGAAAAGGGCGGTCCGGCACCCGTGACCCCCGCCGACCCGGATCCCGACCGCCCGCTCCGCATCGCCTTTTTGAGCGGCGACCTGCGCGCCCACTCCGTGGCCTTCTTCCTTGAGCCGATCCTGGAACGGCTGGACCGGAATGCCTTCCACGTCGCCTGCTACTCCAACACGCCGGATCCCGATGCGGTAACCGCCCGCCTCCGTACCCGCGCGGACCTGTGGCGCGAGGTCGTCCGGCTCCCGGGGTCGGAGGTGGCTGCCCTGCTGCGGGCCGACGCCTGCGACATCGCCATCGATCTCAGCGGCCTGACACCCTGGCACTGCCTCGAAGCGCTCCTTAGCAGGCCCGCTCCCGTTCAGGCGACCTACCTCGGGTACCCCAACACCACCGGCCTGCGCTGCATCGACTACCGGATCGTCGACGCCCTGACCGATCCGCCCGTGACCAATGGTGCTCCGCCGTACACCACCGAGTCGTTCGTTCGGCTGCCCGGGTGCTTCCTCTGCTACCGGCCCCCGGCCGACGCTCCCGCCCCCGTGCCGGCACCTGACCCGCGAGGCCCAGTGACCTTCGGGTCGTTCAACGCCCTGGCAAAGATCAACCCTACCACGGTGCAGATGTGGTGCCGTGTACTCAAGGCGGTCCCGGGCTCGCGACTGATCATCAAGACCTATCACCTCGGCGATACCGGCGTGCGTGCCGAAGTCGCCGGCCGGTTCGCCGCGGCGGGGATCGAGCCATCCCGCGTCGATGTGCTGCCCCCCAGCCGCTCCACCGCGGAGCACCTTGCGACGTACCAGCGCCTTGATATCGCCCTTGATACCTTCCCATACGCCGGCACCACCACCACCTGCGAGGCCCTCTGGATGGGCGTTCCCGTTGTGTCGCGGGTCGGCGCCACCCACGCGTCGAGAGTCGGCCTCTCGCTTCTCACCGCCGTCGGCCTTGCAGACCTGGCGGCCCCCGACGAACAGGCACTCGTCGATACCGCGGCGGCCCTCGCCGCCGACCGAACCCGCCTTGCCGGTCTCCGTGCTTCGCTGCGGTCTCGCGTGGCCGCCTCGCCGCTCTGCGATGAGCCGGGCTTTGCGGCCCGGTTCGGGGAAGCGATACGGTCGATGTGGCGCGAGGCGTGCGGGAAGCATGCCCAAGGGGGATAA
- a CDS encoding PQQ-dependent sugar dehydrogenase, whose product MRPWLFVGAVYSGLLACAVARGQAVVLREIPGATDAMTVAAPVGETGRAYVAFRGGVIRVLDLATDTYLPTPFATHTVAIGAEGGLLGLAFDPNYAVNGHYYVYYTVSGARVVQRGTRSLATPDVADPAAEIRVLQVANTASIHIGGWIGFGPDGYLYIASGEGASNAQDMASVSGKILRVDVRGDDFPEDPLRNYAIPAGNPFVGVAGAAPEIWLVGLRNPFRCCFNWATGDLIVADVGAGLWEEVNVVPPSLGGANLGWPCFENTQARTCTNPPTNQVPPAAAYRHSMVLPPFNVTGNAIIGGFVYRGAAIPSLSGRYVFADYTAGWLVSAVMSPAGAEAVRNHTCDAAGPAASSIGVVHSFGEDGRGELYISRSGRLNRLEPNPADCNGNGVSNRCDIAAGTSLDVNQDGIPDECHCPADWDGDGVVAPADVGAFVASWLVGLRQSSRQGDFDNSGSTDPVDLAAFVQAWLAAVSGGC is encoded by the coding sequence ATGCGCCCGTGGCTGTTTGTTGGTGCTGTGTACTCGGGGCTGCTGGCGTGCGCAGTGGCGCGCGGGCAGGCCGTGGTGCTCCGGGAGATTCCCGGCGCGACGGACGCGATGACGGTCGCCGCGCCGGTCGGCGAGACGGGCCGGGCGTACGTGGCGTTCCGCGGCGGGGTGATCCGCGTGCTCGACTTGGCAACGGACACGTACCTGCCGACTCCGTTCGCGACGCACACCGTTGCGATCGGCGCCGAGGGCGGGCTGCTGGGGCTGGCGTTCGACCCGAACTACGCGGTCAACGGGCATTACTACGTGTACTACACGGTTTCGGGCGCCCGGGTCGTTCAGCGGGGGACGCGGTCGCTCGCAACCCCGGATGTCGCGGATCCGGCGGCGGAGATCCGTGTCCTGCAGGTGGCGAACACGGCCTCAATTCACATCGGGGGGTGGATCGGGTTCGGGCCGGACGGGTACCTGTACATTGCTTCGGGCGAGGGAGCCTCGAACGCGCAGGACATGGCCTCGGTGTCGGGGAAGATCCTCCGCGTGGACGTGCGCGGCGACGACTTCCCTGAGGACCCGCTGAGGAACTACGCGATACCGGCGGGGAATCCGTTTGTCGGGGTGGCGGGCGCGGCGCCGGAGATCTGGCTTGTCGGCTTGCGGAATCCGTTCCGTTGCTGCTTCAACTGGGCCACCGGGGACCTGATCGTCGCCGACGTCGGCGCCGGGCTGTGGGAGGAAGTCAACGTCGTGCCGCCTTCGCTCGGCGGCGCCAACCTTGGCTGGCCGTGCTTCGAGAACACGCAGGCGCGGACGTGCACCAACCCTCCGACCAACCAAGTGCCGCCCGCCGCGGCGTACCGGCACAGCATGGTCCTGCCGCCGTTCAACGTGACGGGCAACGCGATCATCGGCGGGTTTGTGTACCGCGGCGCGGCGATCCCGTCACTGTCGGGGCGTTATGTCTTTGCCGACTACACGGCGGGGTGGCTTGTCTCGGCGGTCATGTCTCCCGCGGGGGCCGAGGCCGTGCGGAATCACACGTGCGACGCCGCGGGACCGGCGGCGAGTTCGATCGGCGTGGTGCACTCGTTCGGCGAGGACGGGCGGGGCGAGTTGTACATCAGCCGGAGCGGGCGGCTAAACCGTCTCGAGCCCAACCCCGCGGACTGCAACGGCAACGGGGTGAGCAACCGGTGCGACATCGCCGCCGGGACAAGCCTCGATGTGAACCAGGATGGGATCCCGGACGAGTGCCACTGCCCGGCGGACTGGGACGGGGATGGGGTGGTGGCGCCTGCGGATGTCGGCGCGTTCGTGGCCTCGTGGCTGGTCGGCCTGCGTCAGTCGTCGCGGCAGGGAGACTTTGACAACTCCGGCTCGACGGACCCGGTTGATCTGGCCGCGTTCGTACAGGCGTGGCTGGCGGCCGTGTCGGGCGGATGCTGA
- a CDS encoding S8 family serine peptidase — MKPIGAIRGGALVLVLLAAGATTAAASGVGDGARKAAGVATPAPKPSSLPAPPLSLRIGEIDTSVPRGGLSLVCGGAAGDRHFVIQLDGPMTPQRQTRLREAKIGLGDYLPEHAYIVTLDQADAGRVEALEFVRWWGVYERGWKLDPELGKRLVTSAANRALAEQGLIGVTIVLFDGEAAGPTLAAITKLEQASVHYTVNVAGNQEISATVRAADIGAIADLPAVQFIEEASDISERNSTDRWIVQSNVPGSTPLYDRGLHGEGQIVGVLDSALDANHCSFRDTVNPIGPAHRKIQAYNATPGAVSHGTHVSGTAVGDNGVNDDTRGVAYLGRLVYNGIPSFTESAAITRLQLHHDQGARVHTNSWGDDGTTAYNGLCRGFDSFLYSNEDSMVCLAVTNTSTLRNPENAKNLLAVGASQDTPNQGSHCSGGTGPTSDGRRKPEVYAPGCSTMSAQSGSSCGVVALTGTSMATPAVAGTAMLVRQYFAEGFYPGGVADSGPAMASTGALVKAVLVNSSVDMTGITGYPGNQEGWGRVLADDALYFAGDSRKTIVADVRNTDGISTGTSVSIPVNVLSSSERLKITLVWTEPPAAAGAANAPVNDLDLIVTSPTGQTYLGNVFAGGISATGGTRDSKNNVEQVHIDAPAPGVWSVQVTGAAVNVGLQGYSLVATGDVQAAAAGLVVSIAAAPVARVAAEVPVTIEFNVSPNADELVPGSAQLHFRYGPGPYTTVPLVTVAGTRYRATMPGARCGESPQYFATAEGVSTGVRSAPGAGAYSFVVGTLQTASITEEGFAGGLPAGWTATGLWHAASACAVTPACESAPWMAYNLDSTCTYATGAANVGSLTMPTLALPAVPGGGSISLTYCSSVQTESSTSYDLHRVFVNGTVVDTPPQGTWSTRTVDLTAFAGQQVGVRWEFDTIDSVANGFRGWQVDTVAVSATTSVCQARCLADFDRDGSVTPGDIAAFVLAWSNGVNQGTLEADADRNGACEPADIGLFVNLWFAALSGPCPS, encoded by the coding sequence ATGAAGCCAATCGGCGCGATTCGTGGCGGGGCCCTTGTGCTGGTCCTGCTTGCCGCGGGCGCGACGACGGCGGCCGCAAGCGGTGTCGGCGACGGGGCGAGGAAGGCGGCGGGAGTTGCAACGCCCGCGCCGAAGCCGTCGTCCCTCCCAGCCCCCCCACTCTCACTCCGAATCGGCGAGATCGACACATCGGTTCCGCGCGGTGGCCTCTCGCTGGTGTGCGGCGGCGCGGCGGGCGACCGCCACTTTGTCATCCAGCTTGATGGACCGATGACCCCACAGCGACAAACGCGGCTGCGCGAGGCGAAGATCGGGCTCGGCGACTACCTGCCCGAGCACGCGTACATCGTCACGCTCGACCAGGCGGATGCGGGCCGAGTCGAGGCGCTGGAGTTCGTGCGGTGGTGGGGCGTGTACGAGCGGGGATGGAAGCTCGATCCTGAGTTGGGGAAGCGCCTTGTGACCTCGGCGGCGAATCGCGCACTCGCGGAGCAGGGGCTCATCGGCGTGACGATCGTGCTTTTTGACGGCGAGGCCGCCGGACCAACGCTCGCCGCCATCACCAAGCTCGAGCAGGCGTCGGTGCATTACACGGTAAACGTCGCTGGCAACCAGGAGATCTCGGCGACCGTGCGGGCGGCGGACATCGGGGCCATCGCCGACCTCCCGGCGGTGCAGTTCATCGAGGAGGCCTCGGACATCTCGGAGCGCAACAGCACCGACCGCTGGATTGTCCAGAGCAATGTTCCGGGGTCGACGCCGCTGTACGACCGGGGCCTGCACGGGGAGGGGCAGATCGTCGGCGTTCTGGACAGCGCGCTGGACGCCAACCACTGCTCGTTCCGCGACACAGTGAACCCGATCGGGCCGGCCCATCGCAAGATCCAGGCGTACAACGCCACGCCGGGCGCGGTGAGCCACGGCACGCACGTCTCGGGGACCGCGGTCGGGGACAACGGGGTCAACGACGACACGAGGGGGGTAGCGTACCTTGGCAGGCTCGTCTACAACGGGATCCCTTCGTTCACCGAGTCCGCGGCGATCACGAGGCTCCAGTTGCACCACGACCAGGGGGCGCGTGTTCACACGAACTCGTGGGGGGATGACGGGACCACCGCCTACAACGGGCTCTGCCGCGGGTTCGACTCGTTCCTGTACTCGAACGAGGACAGCATGGTGTGCCTCGCGGTGACAAACACCAGCACGCTGAGGAACCCCGAGAACGCGAAGAACCTGCTGGCGGTCGGCGCCTCACAGGACACGCCGAACCAGGGGTCGCACTGCTCGGGCGGGACGGGGCCGACCTCGGATGGCCGGCGCAAGCCGGAGGTGTACGCGCCGGGGTGCAGCACCATGTCGGCGCAGTCGGGCTCATCGTGCGGCGTCGTCGCGCTGACGGGCACCTCGATGGCGACGCCGGCCGTGGCGGGAACCGCGATGCTGGTGCGGCAGTACTTTGCCGAGGGGTTCTATCCCGGCGGCGTGGCGGACAGCGGGCCGGCGATGGCGTCGACCGGGGCGCTCGTCAAGGCTGTGCTTGTCAACTCCAGCGTCGACATGACGGGCATCACCGGGTACCCGGGCAACCAGGAAGGGTGGGGGCGGGTGCTCGCGGACGACGCCCTGTACTTCGCCGGGGATTCCCGCAAGACGATCGTGGCGGACGTGCGGAACACCGACGGCATCTCAACAGGGACGTCGGTTTCGATTCCCGTCAACGTGCTGTCGTCATCGGAGCGGCTCAAGATCACCCTGGTGTGGACCGAGCCCCCGGCGGCGGCGGGCGCGGCCAACGCGCCGGTCAACGACCTCGATCTGATCGTGACCTCCCCCACCGGGCAGACGTACCTCGGCAACGTGTTCGCCGGTGGGATCTCGGCGACCGGCGGGACGCGTGATTCGAAGAACAACGTCGAGCAGGTGCACATCGATGCGCCGGCGCCGGGGGTGTGGTCGGTGCAGGTCACGGGCGCCGCGGTCAACGTCGGTCTCCAGGGCTACTCGCTGGTGGCGACGGGCGACGTGCAGGCCGCCGCGGCGGGGCTCGTCGTGTCGATCGCGGCCGCTCCGGTGGCGCGGGTCGCCGCGGAAGTCCCGGTGACCATCGAGTTCAATGTGAGCCCCAACGCGGATGAACTGGTGCCGGGCTCGGCGCAGCTGCACTTCCGGTATGGTCCGGGTCCGTACACGACGGTGCCGCTGGTGACGGTGGCGGGAACGCGGTACCGCGCGACCATGCCGGGCGCGAGGTGCGGGGAGTCCCCCCAGTACTTCGCGACCGCCGAGGGGGTGTCGACGGGTGTTCGCTCAGCGCCGGGTGCCGGAGCGTATTCGTTCGTGGTCGGAACGCTGCAGACCGCATCGATCACAGAGGAAGGGTTTGCCGGCGGGCTACCGGCGGGCTGGACGGCGACGGGGTTGTGGCATGCCGCCTCGGCGTGCGCGGTGACGCCGGCGTGCGAATCCGCGCCCTGGATGGCGTACAACCTGGACTCCACCTGCACGTACGCCACGGGAGCCGCCAACGTCGGCTCGCTCACGATGCCGACACTGGCGCTGCCAGCGGTCCCCGGCGGAGGCTCGATCTCGCTCACCTATTGCTCGAGCGTGCAGACCGAGAGTTCGACGAGCTACGACCTGCACCGCGTGTTCGTGAACGGGACCGTTGTCGACACGCCGCCCCAGGGCACGTGGTCGACCCGCACCGTCGACCTGACCGCCTTCGCGGGGCAGCAGGTCGGGGTGCGATGGGAGTTCGACACCATCGACAGTGTCGCCAACGGGTTCCGCGGCTGGCAGGTGGACACGGTCGCCGTGTCCGCGACCACGAGCGTGTGCCAGGCTCGCTGCCTCGCGGACTTTGATCGTGACGGCTCGGTCACGCCGGGAGATATCGCAGCGTTCGTGCTGGCCTGGAGCAATGGAGTAAACCAGGGAACCTTGGAGGCTGACGCTGACCGCAACGGCGCATGCGAACCCGCAGATATCGGACTGTTCGTCAACCTCTGGTTTGCCGCCCTGTCGGGGCCGTGTCCATCGTGA
- a CDS encoding peptidoglycan DD-metalloendopeptidase family protein, whose product MFVVMMAAVVVAAAAGGGSEEQKATLAGWQPNPLFGVIEAEHSPGHHADDGCVPPALQAKVQEQVRAYQAKHGGGSLRATPPRWRFFPIAGTLNEDVFTGGFVDVNPAPVDYRDFHCLFFSYDGHQGTDCGIRTWTEQAIGVPVFAPEDGTVVVAIDGFTDMNTTGGQDDGNYVIIDHGGGRFGWYFHLKQGSVAVSPGQMVKVGQQIGKAGSSGRSYGPHLHFQTMDANNTTVYEPWAGACRAGPSGWIVQPPIGDPPAALDAGTTYADLWAAPPKPNAPPLSGQIAVDDEFVTLWISLSTLPPASTFKEKIVRPDNVMVLDAGPYDFNNIGYSRHVWYFFYWATAALDGFDTNHLGTWHYILEINGQQVTSLPFEVRAARTPGYNRPPQPIGVALEAPPPQSGPVGAPYQPSVADPVFCRVIGDHIVDDLDYDIVRYTYVWTVNGTEVRRITSAARSDAIARGTAGANSVVRCTVTPNDGFVDGATVSAQILVTNACPVDWNGNGEIEPSDIAGFINAWLGSLTSGTVAGDLDRNGAVEPSDIAAFVNRWFSALSGGC is encoded by the coding sequence ATGTTTGTTGTGATGATGGCCGCGGTGGTGGTCGCGGCGGCGGCGGGCGGCGGAAGCGAGGAGCAGAAGGCGACACTTGCGGGCTGGCAGCCAAACCCCTTGTTTGGGGTGATCGAGGCCGAGCACTCACCTGGGCATCATGCGGACGACGGGTGCGTGCCGCCGGCGCTGCAGGCGAAGGTGCAGGAGCAGGTCAGGGCGTACCAGGCCAAACACGGCGGGGGTTCGTTGCGGGCGACCCCGCCGCGGTGGCGGTTTTTTCCGATTGCGGGCACGCTGAACGAGGATGTATTCACCGGCGGGTTTGTGGATGTGAATCCGGCGCCGGTGGACTACCGCGACTTCCACTGTCTGTTCTTCTCGTACGACGGGCACCAGGGGACCGACTGCGGGATCAGGACGTGGACGGAGCAGGCGATCGGTGTGCCGGTGTTCGCCCCGGAGGATGGGACGGTGGTCGTCGCCATCGACGGCTTCACGGACATGAACACGACCGGGGGCCAGGATGATGGAAACTACGTGATCATCGATCACGGCGGCGGACGGTTTGGCTGGTACTTCCATCTCAAGCAGGGCAGCGTGGCCGTGTCGCCGGGGCAGATGGTGAAGGTGGGGCAGCAGATCGGCAAGGCGGGATCGAGCGGCCGCTCGTACGGCCCGCACCTGCACTTCCAGACGATGGACGCGAACAACACGACGGTGTACGAACCGTGGGCGGGGGCGTGCCGCGCGGGGCCGAGCGGGTGGATCGTGCAGCCGCCGATCGGCGATCCGCCGGCGGCGCTCGACGCCGGGACCACCTACGCGGATCTGTGGGCCGCGCCGCCAAAGCCCAACGCGCCGCCGCTCAGCGGGCAGATCGCGGTGGACGATGAGTTCGTGACGCTCTGGATCAGCCTGTCGACGCTGCCGCCCGCGAGCACGTTCAAGGAGAAGATCGTCCGGCCGGACAATGTCATGGTGCTCGACGCGGGGCCGTACGACTTCAACAACATCGGGTACAGCCGGCACGTGTGGTACTTTTTCTACTGGGCCACGGCGGCGCTGGACGGGTTCGACACGAACCACCTGGGAACGTGGCACTACATCCTGGAGATCAACGGGCAACAGGTAACGTCGCTCCCGTTTGAGGTGCGGGCGGCGCGGACGCCGGGGTACAACCGGCCGCCGCAGCCGATCGGCGTAGCGCTCGAGGCCCCGCCGCCGCAGTCCGGCCCGGTGGGGGCGCCCTACCAGCCGAGCGTGGCAGACCCGGTCTTCTGCCGCGTGATCGGCGACCACATCGTGGACGACCTGGACTACGACATCGTGCGGTACACCTACGTGTGGACGGTGAACGGCACGGAGGTTCGGCGCATCACCTCCGCGGCGAGGTCCGACGCAATCGCCCGGGGCACGGCCGGGGCGAACTCCGTCGTGAGGTGTACGGTGACTCCCAACGACGGGTTTGTCGACGGGGCGACCGTCTCGGCTCAGATCCTGGTCACCAACGCGTGCCCGGTGGATTGGAACGGCAACGGCGAGATCGAGCCCTCGGACATCGCGGGGTTCATCAACGCGTGGCTGGGCTCGCTGACCTCGGGAACCGTCGCGGGCGACCTTGACCGGAACGGAGCGGTGGAGCCGTCGGACATTGCGGCGTTTGTCAACCGGTGGTTCTCTGCCCTCTCCGGCGGATGCTGA
- the lpdA gene encoding dihydrolipoyl dehydrogenase, translating to MIVIGGGPAGYVGAIRAAQLGFKVACIERAKLGGVCLNWGCIPSKALLSNAELVEKMRSAEDQKFWGLKISGEVGLDWDRIIGRSREVANKLNNGIGFLFKKNKITHLVGNGKIVKAATPANGNKVTVEVQECAVKEELTSAPATPGKTTQTITADHVIVATGSVARDLPFAKFDGDRIWGAREAMYNKEQPKKLVVVGAGAIGMEFAYFYHSMGTQVTVVEMMPAVLPVEDKDISAALEKLYTKHGMRILTSHTTTAVEKTKDSVKVTVAPWANGKADESKKEVLEADRVLLAVGVVGRTDGLCDASLGLKIEKGHIVTDFVPGKTKDEAIDYKTSLPGIYAVGDVIGPPWLAHVAMEEAVLCVERIAWRKDPKAHHEPIPMDYTVIPGCTYCIPQVASVGFTEQKLIADGLTKGKDYDTGTYRFQSHGKAIAAAHTDGLVKIIRGLPRGEILGAHILGDQATELIAELTLARRLEATTEELIVTVHAHPTMHEALHEAALAAEDRMIHA from the coding sequence ATGATCGTGATCGGCGGCGGCCCCGCGGGCTATGTCGGCGCGATCCGTGCCGCTCAACTTGGGTTCAAGGTCGCCTGCATCGAGCGGGCCAAGCTCGGCGGCGTCTGCCTGAACTGGGGCTGCATCCCCAGCAAGGCCCTGCTCTCCAACGCCGAGCTCGTCGAGAAGATGCGGTCGGCAGAGGACCAGAAGTTCTGGGGCCTCAAGATCAGCGGCGAGGTCGGCCTGGACTGGGACCGCATCATCGGCCGCAGCCGCGAGGTCGCCAACAAGCTGAACAATGGCATCGGCTTCCTCTTCAAGAAGAACAAGATCACCCACCTCGTCGGCAACGGCAAGATCGTCAAGGCCGCGACACCCGCCAACGGCAACAAGGTCACCGTCGAGGTCCAGGAGTGCGCCGTCAAGGAAGAACTGACCAGCGCCCCCGCCACACCCGGCAAGACCACGCAGACAATCACCGCCGACCACGTCATCGTCGCGACCGGCTCGGTCGCCCGCGACCTCCCCTTCGCCAAGTTCGACGGCGACCGCATCTGGGGCGCTCGCGAGGCGATGTACAACAAGGAGCAGCCCAAGAAGCTCGTCGTCGTGGGCGCCGGCGCCATCGGCATGGAGTTCGCCTACTTCTACCACTCCATGGGCACGCAGGTCACCGTCGTCGAGATGATGCCCGCCGTGCTCCCGGTCGAGGACAAGGACATCTCCGCCGCCCTCGAGAAGCTCTACACCAAGCACGGCATGCGGATCCTAACCTCCCACACCACCACCGCCGTCGAGAAGACCAAGGACAGCGTGAAGGTCACCGTGGCGCCCTGGGCCAACGGCAAGGCCGACGAGAGCAAGAAGGAAGTCCTCGAAGCCGACCGCGTGCTCCTGGCGGTCGGCGTCGTCGGCCGCACCGACGGGCTCTGCGACGCTTCCCTCGGCCTCAAGATCGAGAAGGGCCACATCGTCACCGACTTCGTCCCCGGCAAGACCAAGGACGAGGCGATCGACTACAAGACCAGCCTCCCCGGCATCTACGCTGTCGGCGATGTCATCGGCCCCCCCTGGCTCGCCCACGTCGCCATGGAAGAAGCCGTCCTCTGCGTCGAGCGCATCGCCTGGCGCAAGGACCCCAAGGCTCACCACGAGCCGATCCCCATGGACTACACCGTCATCCCGGGCTGCACCTACTGCATCCCTCAGGTCGCCAGCGTCGGCTTCACCGAGCAGAAACTCATCGCCGACGGCCTCACCAAGGGCAAGGACTACGACACCGGGACCTACCGCTTCCAGTCCCACGGCAAGGCCATCGCCGCCGCACACACCGACGGATTGGTCAAGATCATCCGCGGCCTGCCCCGCGGCGAGATCCTCGGCGCCCACATCCTCGGCGACCAGGCCACCGAACTCATCGCCGAACTCACCCTCGCCCGCCGCCTCGAGGCGACCACCGAGGAACTCATCGTCACCGTCCACGCCCACCCCACCATGCACGAAGCCCTGCACGAGGCCGCCCTTGCCGCCGAGGACCGCATGATCCACGCGTAG
- a CDS encoding proprotein convertase P-domain-containing protein, whose product MATVTVNTGFAASSAGNAVPDNSATGLFTSLAVPSDGVNGDTVSGVSLSLIISTTWQGDIVANLRSPSGTVLNLLNRPGSTGNGNFGWSVDNYGNPSNQTLMTFADGSARTYALPATAGVTNIANPVGSWLAFGGTGNAFQTPTGTGVLLPLGTLANFAGFNGENAVGNWSLEVYDGGNGDFANVNQVVLNVTTVPAPGALALVGLGGLVAARRRRA is encoded by the coding sequence ATGGCGACGGTGACGGTTAACACGGGCTTTGCGGCTTCCTCCGCGGGCAACGCGGTCCCCGATAACAGCGCCACCGGCCTGTTCACCAGCCTTGCAGTTCCGAGCGACGGCGTGAACGGCGACACCGTCTCCGGTGTTTCCCTCAGCCTGATCATCTCCACCACATGGCAGGGCGACATCGTCGCGAACCTGCGCAGCCCGTCCGGCACGGTCTTGAACCTGCTCAACCGTCCCGGCTCCACCGGCAACGGCAACTTCGGCTGGTCGGTGGACAACTACGGCAACCCGTCCAACCAGACGCTGATGACGTTCGCAGATGGCTCGGCGCGCACGTACGCCCTGCCGGCGACCGCGGGTGTGACGAACATCGCCAATCCGGTTGGCAGCTGGCTGGCCTTTGGCGGCACCGGTAACGCGTTCCAGACCCCGACGGGCACCGGTGTCCTGCTGCCCCTGGGCACGCTCGCCAACTTCGCCGGATTCAACGGCGAGAATGCCGTCGGCAACTGGAGCCTCGAGGTTTACGACGGCGGCAATGGCGACTTCGCCAATGTCAACCAGGTCGTCCTCAACGTTACGACGGTTCCGGCTCCTGGCGCCCTGGCCCTCGTCGGCCTCGGCGGTCTGGTTGCGGCGCGTCGTCGTCGGGCCTGA